A genomic segment from Triticum dicoccoides isolate Atlit2015 ecotype Zavitan chromosome 1A, WEW_v2.0, whole genome shotgun sequence encodes:
- the LOC119364210 gene encoding uncharacterized protein LOC119364210 has protein sequence MAIDHDSPCKELLPKDRRSLDDDGPEPEEEDEKSAEVEEQEDEESAEVEEQEQAASASGERWPRWLRPMMSARFYTPCKTHPDSRRGGVRAMFCLDCADVAGALCSLCADQGHRGHRVIRVRRSTYSSVLLVADVRGLLDVDGVQTYVINGARVVFLRERGPQLRHARSASSFVNQCGCGRGLLEAFRFCSLSCKFPGCRHDGNASSPPSSPPRNAADRTSTPPPPPQPAHRRKGVPHRAPFGNLAV, from the exons ATGGCGATCGACCACGACTCCCCCTGCAAGGAGCTCCTCCCCAAGGACCGCCGCAGCTTG GATGATGACGGCcctgagccggaggaggaggacgagaagTCTGCGGAGGTGGAGGAGCAGGAGGACGAGGAGTCTGCGGaggtggaggagcaggagcaggcgGCGTCCGCGAGCGGCGAGCGGTGGCCCCGGTGGCTGCGCCCCATGATGTCGGCGCGCTTCTACACGCCGTGCAAGACGCACCCCGACTCGCGCCGCGGCGGCGTGCGCGCCATGTTCTGCCTCGACTGCGCCGACGTCgccggcgcgctctgctcgctgtGCGCCGACCAGGGCCACCGCGGCCACCGCGTCATCCGGGTCCGCCGCTCCACCTACAGCAGCGTGCTCCTCGTGGCGGACGTCCGGGGCCTCCTGGACGTGGACGGCGTGCAGACCTACGTCATCAACGGCGCGCGCGTCGTCTTCCTCAGGGAGCGCGGCCCGCAGCTCAGGCACGCCCGCAGCGCCTCGAGCTTCGTCAACCAGTGCGGCTGCGGCCGCGGCCTGCTcgaggccttccgcttctgctcgcTCAGCTGCAAGTTCCCCGGCTGCCGCCACGACGGcaacgcctcctcccccccttcctCCCCGCCGCGCAATGCCGCCGACCGGAcctcgacgccaccgccgccgccgcagcctgcACACCGGCGCAAGGGCGTCCCGCACCGGGCGCCGTTCGGCAACCTCGCCGTCTGA